A genomic region of Hippoglossus hippoglossus isolate fHipHip1 chromosome 8, fHipHip1.pri, whole genome shotgun sequence contains the following coding sequences:
- the si:dkey-225f5.4 gene encoding uncharacterized protein si:dkey-225f5.4, with product MSRAGDLKTEMAEVRAVLQSCDSSLLDLRGDSDQSDSAEAAMMVLYLTDSRRVQKVLWRQLFVLDSMMSLLESLGSVQQLVTQPCPPQPEGGARGRWKALKVDSRSGVEEMETLLRSVQDRVQQIHNRRQTLTQLVQQLHSKKQMYEQMEESMLKAQNALQSCDRQLTQLRVESEAAVSQLISWQRLRDELQEHVSAAQNVMQIKLLSLNQSELCVELRPRPSSDLSSNELEPLKLSVSWSVDDRFRLQVDEGTAGLVEDCSSGKRAELSAALLEVMQCYVGQAELLSEVQALRSSFAIDWRPAQRQLIFLKSSSVVCQLEVEEGYPSNGRAQLLSVRRDGRPVDMCGLKPQKPVLRLSDWLIFLSTCPLI from the exons ATGAGTCGCGCCGGAgatttgaaaacagaaatgGCTGAAGTTCGAGC tgtgttgcaGAGCTGTGACTCGTCTCTGCTGGATCTCCGTGGAGACTCTGATCAGTCGGACTCTGCTGAAGCAGCCATGATGGTTCTTTACCTGACG gacagTCGGCGTGTTCAGAAGGTTTTGTGGCGTCAGCTCTTTGTCCTGGACTCCATGATGTCTCTACTGGAGAGTCTGGGGTCTGTCCAGCAACTGGTGACACAGCCCTGCCCCCCCCAGCCTG aggGCGGAGCTCGGGGAAGGTGGAAGGCTCTGAAGGTGGACAGCAGGTCGGgggtggaggagatggagactCTGCTCAGATCTGTGCAGGACAGAGTCCAACAGATACACAATAGACGacagacactcacacagctGGTCCAACAGCTGCACAGCAAg AAGCAGATGTATGAACAGATGGAGGAGTCTATGCTGAAGGCCCAGAATGCATTGCAGTCATGTGATCGTCAGCTGACCCAGCTGAGGGTGGAGTCAGAGGCAGCGGTCAGTCAGCTGATCAGCTGGCAGCGTCTTAGAGACGA GCTGCAGGAGCACGTCTCTGCAGCGCAGAACGTCATGCAGATCAAACTGCTGTCcctcaaccaatcagagctgtgCGTAGAGCTCAGGCCACGCCCCTCATCAGACCTGTCGTCCAATGAGCTGGAGCCGCTGAAGCTGTCAGTCAGCTGGAGTGTGGACGACCGTTTCAGACTTCAG GTGGACGAGGGGACGGCCGGTCTGGTGGAGGACTGTTCGTCGGGCAAACGGGCGGAGCTGAGCGCCGCCCTGCTGGAGGTGATGCAGTGTTACGTGGGTCAAGCTGAGCTGCTGTCTGAGGTCCAGGCCCTGAGGTCCAG TTTTGCCATCGACTGGCGTCCTGCTCAGCGTCAGTTGATCTTCCTGAAGTCGTCGTCGGTGGTTTGtcagctggaggtggaggagggttACCCGAGCAACGGAAGAGCTCAGCTGTTGTCGGTGCGGAGGGACGGACGACCTGTGGACATGTGTGGACTGAAG cCTCAGAAACCCGTCCTCCGTCTCAGTGACTGGTTAATCTTTCTCTCTACTTGTCCTCTCATCTGA
- the LOC117766044 gene encoding WAS/WASL-interacting protein family member 2-like isoform X2, protein MPIPPPGGPPPPPTFSQANTSPPKLNREEVKGRGALLSDICKGTKLRKVSVVNDRSAPLLDKPKRGVASTGGANGSGEASPSGSVPPIGGLFSGGVPKLRPVGDGSSGRLPSTRAAAPRPPSHHHDDAESPSPQALSPSETSRSQRPSLPNLSSSPSPSSPYSAASSPSTSMKHSSSAPPPPPPLCRRGNAPSPPNSSSSYNREKLLPLAPNSTPPLPSKPPPSPGTSRRPPTSGGNSPSSTPSSSLAPPPLSYRINNGLTSSGGEVAPDLPQRHNSLSNRRPAPSPGGHTPTRGPAPPPPPASPTPSQQGSNRPPPLVREAPGRGAAPPVPVQSSSSRAASREAPPPPPYRIHGSPSLSSDPHTRGKPPPPPTRTPAAPPPPLRNGHSSSIPHSFVDDFESKYSFHPLDDFPPPDEFRHFTKIYPSKASRVMRGAPPLPPVGR, encoded by the exons ATgcccatccctccaccagggGGACCCCCGCCTCCCCCCACCTTCAGCCag GCCAACACCAGCCCTCCAAAGCTGAACAGggaggaggtcaaaggtcgcgGCGCTCTGCTGTCCGACATCTGTAAAGGCACCAAGCTAAGAAAGGTGTCGGTGGTGAACGACCGCAGCGCTCCGCTGCTCGACA AGCCCAAACGAGGCGTAGCATCAACAGGAGGAGCCAATGGGAGCGGAGAAGCCAGCCCATCAGGTTCTGTTCCACCAATCGGAGGACTGTTCTCAGGCGGAGTTCCCAAACTGAGGCCAGTTGGAG ACGGCTCATCTGGACGTTTGCCCTCCACCCGAGCTGccgccccccgccccccaaGTCATCACCATGACGACGCAGAGAGCCCCTCCCCTCAGGCGCTGTCGCCATCGGAGACGAGTCGCTCCCAGCGTCCTTCACTTCCCAacctgtcctcctctccctccccctcctccccctactctgctgcctcctccccctccaccagcATGAAGCACTCCTCctccgccccccctccccctcctcctctctgtcgcCGTGGTAatgccccctcccctcccaacTCATCCTCATCTTACAACAGGGAGAAGCTCCTCCCTCTTGCACCGAACAgcacccctcccctcccttcaAAACCTCCCCCGTCCCCTGGCACCAGCCGACGCCCTCCCACCTCAGGAGGTAACTCTCCCTCTtccactccctcctcctctctggctccCCCCCCTCTATCTTACCGCATCAACAACGGTCTGACAAGTAGCGGCGGTGAGGTGGCGCCCGACCTGCCACAGCGTCACAACTCCCTCAGCAACAGGAGGCCAGCCCCGTCACCTGGAGGCCACACCCCCACCAGAGGCCCtgccccaccccctccacctgCTTCTCCCACGCCCTCCCAACAGGGCTCCAACAGGCCGCCGCCCCTCGTTAGAGAGGCGCCAGGTAGAGGAGCAG ctcctcctgttccCGTCCAATCATCGTCCTCGAGGGCGGCAAGCAGAgaagccccgcctcctcctccttataGAATACATGGTAgcccctccctctcatctgaTCCCCACACCAGAGGGAAaccccctcccccacccaccCGCACCCCCGCTgcgcctccccctcctctccgcAACGGacactcctcctccatccctcactCATTCGTCG acgACTTTGAGTCCAAGTATTCGTTTCATCCTCTGGATGATTTCCCTCCTCCGGACGAGTTCCGACACTTCACCAAGATCTACCCGAGCAAAGCCAGCAGAG TGATGAGAGGAGCTCCTCCACTGCCCCCTGTTGGGAGGTGA
- the LOC117766044 gene encoding WAS/WASL-interacting protein family member 2-like isoform X1: MPIPPPGGPPPPPTFSQANTSPPKLNREEVKGRGALLSDICKGTKLRKVSVVNDRSAPLLDSKIQTPKSQTPSTEHPYIRLYQYLHQQPSQQGAASEEQKKMAGEERSALSLEKPKRGVASTGGANGSGEASPSGSVPPIGGLFSGGVPKLRPVGDGSSGRLPSTRAAAPRPPSHHHDDAESPSPQALSPSETSRSQRPSLPNLSSSPSPSSPYSAASSPSTSMKHSSSAPPPPPPLCRRGNAPSPPNSSSSYNREKLLPLAPNSTPPLPSKPPPSPGTSRRPPTSGGNSPSSTPSSSLAPPPLSYRINNGLTSSGGEVAPDLPQRHNSLSNRRPAPSPGGHTPTRGPAPPPPPASPTPSQQGSNRPPPLVREAPGRGAAPPVPVQSSSSRAASREAPPPPPYRIHGSPSLSSDPHTRGKPPPPPTRTPAAPPPPLRNGHSSSIPHSFVDDFESKYSFHPLDDFPPPDEFRHFTKIYPSKASRVMRGAPPLPPVGR; encoded by the exons ATgcccatccctccaccagggGGACCCCCGCCTCCCCCCACCTTCAGCCag GCCAACACCAGCCCTCCAAAGCTGAACAGggaggaggtcaaaggtcgcgGCGCTCTGCTGTCCGACATCTGTAAAGGCACCAAGCTAAGAAAGGTGTCGGTGGTGAACGACCGCAGCGCTCCGCTGCTCGACAGTAAGATCCAAACACCAAAGAGCCAAACACCTTCCACAGAGCACCCATACATTCGCTTATACCAATACCTGCACCAGCAACCGAGCCAGCAGGGGGCGGCGtctgaggagcagaagaagatgGCCGGAGAGGAgcgctctgctctctccctggaGA AGCCCAAACGAGGCGTAGCATCAACAGGAGGAGCCAATGGGAGCGGAGAAGCCAGCCCATCAGGTTCTGTTCCACCAATCGGAGGACTGTTCTCAGGCGGAGTTCCCAAACTGAGGCCAGTTGGAG ACGGCTCATCTGGACGTTTGCCCTCCACCCGAGCTGccgccccccgccccccaaGTCATCACCATGACGACGCAGAGAGCCCCTCCCCTCAGGCGCTGTCGCCATCGGAGACGAGTCGCTCCCAGCGTCCTTCACTTCCCAacctgtcctcctctccctccccctcctccccctactctgctgcctcctccccctccaccagcATGAAGCACTCCTCctccgccccccctccccctcctcctctctgtcgcCGTGGTAatgccccctcccctcccaacTCATCCTCATCTTACAACAGGGAGAAGCTCCTCCCTCTTGCACCGAACAgcacccctcccctcccttcaAAACCTCCCCCGTCCCCTGGCACCAGCCGACGCCCTCCCACCTCAGGAGGTAACTCTCCCTCTtccactccctcctcctctctggctccCCCCCCTCTATCTTACCGCATCAACAACGGTCTGACAAGTAGCGGCGGTGAGGTGGCGCCCGACCTGCCACAGCGTCACAACTCCCTCAGCAACAGGAGGCCAGCCCCGTCACCTGGAGGCCACACCCCCACCAGAGGCCCtgccccaccccctccacctgCTTCTCCCACGCCCTCCCAACAGGGCTCCAACAGGCCGCCGCCCCTCGTTAGAGAGGCGCCAGGTAGAGGAGCAG ctcctcctgttccCGTCCAATCATCGTCCTCGAGGGCGGCAAGCAGAgaagccccgcctcctcctccttataGAATACATGGTAgcccctccctctcatctgaTCCCCACACCAGAGGGAAaccccctcccccacccaccCGCACCCCCGCTgcgcctccccctcctctccgcAACGGacactcctcctccatccctcactCATTCGTCG acgACTTTGAGTCCAAGTATTCGTTTCATCCTCTGGATGATTTCCCTCCTCCGGACGAGTTCCGACACTTCACCAAGATCTACCCGAGCAAAGCCAGCAGAG TGATGAGAGGAGCTCCTCCACTGCCCCCTGTTGGGAGGTGA
- the utp18 gene encoding U3 small nucleolar RNA-associated protein 18 homolog isoform X3 — MEDVIPLPEPRGARKRGRAERSDPGPERSDPGPEEQRRRRNASSVSGLREEDASVRLLEELLFGTEDELRGRILEEDEDATERLSVEDEDVESEEDEAHLQHRPTREAAWVDEDDELEEEVDMKHRYRKDLMKGDAESIMTKHKLQQRMREQFQKSMGGAPLWAESSSRKKKTDDDDEDDDDEDDDLLRRTGNFVASSERLPSGILRMKKCLPANSARPSEDRLTTVQFHPSAQVVMTAGLDQSVSLFQVDGKTNPKIQSIHLERFPVHKAQFSVDGETVIATGLRNKMFYLYDMMEGRVTPVHTVRGLNENRVKEFSVCPDGGALLLNGTRGYLHLLTLKTKEVVCSMKINGDVSGVAFSHDGSKIFVNSEEGEVYMWDVRSSRCVNKFTDEGCVKGTSIAASRNGQYLACGSQSGVVNIYSQEACLNSANPKPLKAVMNLLTSATSLTFNPTSEILAIASRAEDEAVRLVHLSSLSIFSNFPVSKRNIVYRASCLDFSPHSGFFSLANNKGHAPLFRLLHYKDF; from the exons ATGGAGGACGTGATTCCGCTGCCGGAGCCGAGAGGAGCCAGGAAGAGAGGCCGAGCGGAGAGGAGCGACCCGGGGCCGGAGAGGAGCGACCCGGGGccggaggagcagaggaggcgcAGGAACGCGAGCAGCGTGTCGGGGCTGCGGGAGGAGGACGCCTCGGTgcggctgctggaggagctgctgttcGGGACCGAGGACGAGCTGCGGGGCCGAATCCTGGAG GAGGACGAAGACGCGACTGAACGTTTGTCTGTGGAAGACGAAGATGTCGAGtctgaggaggacgaggctcATCTGCAGCACCGACCAACCAGAGAGGCCGCCTGGGTGGACGAAGATGACGAGCTGGAGGAAGA ggtggaCATGAAGCATCGTTACCGTAAAGACCTGATGAAAGGAGATGCTGAGTCGATCATGACCAAACACAAACTTCAGCAGAGGATGAGAGAGCA GTTTCAGAAGTCGATGGGCGGAGCTCCGTTGTGGgcggagagcagcagcaggaagaagaagac cgacgatgatgatgaagatgatgatgatgaagatgacgacCTGCTGAGGAGGACAGGAAACTTTGTGGCGTCTTCTGAGCGTTTGCCCAGCGGCATCTTAAGA ATGAAGAAGTGTCTTCCCGCCAACAGCGCTCGTCCATCCGAGGACAGACTGACCACTGTCCAGTTCCACCCCTCCGCTCAAGTCGTCATGACAGCTGGCCTCGACCAATCAGTGTCCCTCTTTCAG GTGGACGGGAAGACAAACCCAAAGATCCAGAGCATCCACCTGGAGCGTTTCCCTGTCCACAAAGCGCAGTTCAGTGTGGACGGCGAGACGGTGATCGCCACCGGTCTGAGGAACAAGATGTTCTACCTGTACGACATGATGGAGGGCCGGGTCACACCTGTCCACactgtcagag gtttgaatgaaaacagagtGAAGGAGTTCTCAGTTTGTCCTGATGGAGGCGCACTGCTGCTCAATGGGACTCGTGGGTACCTGCACCTCCTCACACTCAAG actaAGGAGGTGGTTTGCAGTATGAAGATTAACGGTGACGTCAGCGGCGTCGCCTTCTCCCACGACGGCAGCAAAATCTTCGTCAACTCAG aggagggggaggtgtaCATGTGGGATGTGCGCAGCAGTCGTTGTGTGAACAAGTTCACAGATGAGGGTTGTGTGAAGGGGACGTCCATCGCTGCCTCTCGTAACGGGCAGTACCTGGCCTGCGG CTCTCAGTCGGGGGTGGTCAACATCTATTCTCAGGAGGCGTGTCTTAACTCAGCCAATCCGAAGCCTCTGAAGGCCGTGATGAACCTGTTGACCTCAGCGACCTCCCTGACCTTCAACCCCACCTCTGAGATTCTAGCCATCGCCTCCCGAGCCGAGGACGAGGCTGTAAGGCTG GTCCACCTGTCCAGCCTCAGCATCTTCTCCAACTTCCCTGTCTCCAAGAGGAACATTGTTTATCGAGCAAGCTGCCTGGACTTCTCCCCACATAGCGGCTTCTTCTCATTGGCTAACAACAAAGGACACGCCCCCCTCTTTAG gttgttaCACTACAAAGACTTCTGA
- the utp18 gene encoding U3 small nucleolar RNA-associated protein 18 homolog isoform X2, giving the protein MEDVIPLPEPRGARKRGRAERSDPGPERSDPGPEEQRRRRNASSVSGLREEDASVRLLEELLFGTEDELRGRILEEDEDATERLSVEDEDVESEEDEAHLQHRPTREAAWVDEDDELEEEVDMKHRYRKDLMKGDAESIMTKHKLQQRMREQFQKSMGGAPLWAESSSRKKKTTTTNADDDDDEDDDDEDDDLLRRTGNFVASSERLPSGILRMKKCLPANSARPSEDRLTTVQFHPSAQVVMTAGLDQSVSLFQVDGKTNPKIQSIHLERFPVHKAQFSVDGETVIATGLRNKMFYLYDMMEGRVTPVHTVRGLNENRVKEFSVCPDGGALLLNGTRGYLHLLTLKTKEVVCSMKINGDVSGVAFSHDGSKIFVNSEEGEVYMWDVRSSRCVNKFTDEGCVKGTSIAASRNGQYLACGSQSGVVNIYSQEACLNSANPKPLKAVMNLLTSATSLTFNPTSEILAIASRAEDEAVRLVHLSSLSIFSNFPVSKRNIVYRASCLDFSPHSGFFSLANNKGHAPLFRLLHYKDF; this is encoded by the exons ATGGAGGACGTGATTCCGCTGCCGGAGCCGAGAGGAGCCAGGAAGAGAGGCCGAGCGGAGAGGAGCGACCCGGGGCCGGAGAGGAGCGACCCGGGGccggaggagcagaggaggcgcAGGAACGCGAGCAGCGTGTCGGGGCTGCGGGAGGAGGACGCCTCGGTgcggctgctggaggagctgctgttcGGGACCGAGGACGAGCTGCGGGGCCGAATCCTGGAG GAGGACGAAGACGCGACTGAACGTTTGTCTGTGGAAGACGAAGATGTCGAGtctgaggaggacgaggctcATCTGCAGCACCGACCAACCAGAGAGGCCGCCTGGGTGGACGAAGATGACGAGCTGGAGGAAGA ggtggaCATGAAGCATCGTTACCGTAAAGACCTGATGAAAGGAGATGCTGAGTCGATCATGACCAAACACAAACTTCAGCAGAGGATGAGAGAGCA GTTTCAGAAGTCGATGGGCGGAGCTCCGTTGTGGgcggagagcagcagcaggaagaagaagacgacgacgacgaaCG ctgacgacgatgatgatgaagatgatgatgatgaagatgacgacCTGCTGAGGAGGACAGGAAACTTTGTGGCGTCTTCTGAGCGTTTGCCCAGCGGCATCTTAAGA ATGAAGAAGTGTCTTCCCGCCAACAGCGCTCGTCCATCCGAGGACAGACTGACCACTGTCCAGTTCCACCCCTCCGCTCAAGTCGTCATGACAGCTGGCCTCGACCAATCAGTGTCCCTCTTTCAG GTGGACGGGAAGACAAACCCAAAGATCCAGAGCATCCACCTGGAGCGTTTCCCTGTCCACAAAGCGCAGTTCAGTGTGGACGGCGAGACGGTGATCGCCACCGGTCTGAGGAACAAGATGTTCTACCTGTACGACATGATGGAGGGCCGGGTCACACCTGTCCACactgtcagag gtttgaatgaaaacagagtGAAGGAGTTCTCAGTTTGTCCTGATGGAGGCGCACTGCTGCTCAATGGGACTCGTGGGTACCTGCACCTCCTCACACTCAAG actaAGGAGGTGGTTTGCAGTATGAAGATTAACGGTGACGTCAGCGGCGTCGCCTTCTCCCACGACGGCAGCAAAATCTTCGTCAACTCAG aggagggggaggtgtaCATGTGGGATGTGCGCAGCAGTCGTTGTGTGAACAAGTTCACAGATGAGGGTTGTGTGAAGGGGACGTCCATCGCTGCCTCTCGTAACGGGCAGTACCTGGCCTGCGG CTCTCAGTCGGGGGTGGTCAACATCTATTCTCAGGAGGCGTGTCTTAACTCAGCCAATCCGAAGCCTCTGAAGGCCGTGATGAACCTGTTGACCTCAGCGACCTCCCTGACCTTCAACCCCACCTCTGAGATTCTAGCCATCGCCTCCCGAGCCGAGGACGAGGCTGTAAGGCTG GTCCACCTGTCCAGCCTCAGCATCTTCTCCAACTTCCCTGTCTCCAAGAGGAACATTGTTTATCGAGCAAGCTGCCTGGACTTCTCCCCACATAGCGGCTTCTTCTCATTGGCTAACAACAAAGGACACGCCCCCCTCTTTAG gttgttaCACTACAAAGACTTCTGA
- the utp18 gene encoding U3 small nucleolar RNA-associated protein 18 homolog isoform X1, whose amino-acid sequence MEDVIPLPEPRGARKRGRAERSDPGPERSDPGPEEQRRRRNASSVSGLREEDASVRLLEELLFGTEDELRGRILEEDEDATERLSVEDEDVESEEDEAHLQHRPTREAAWVDEDDELEEEVDMKHRYRKDLMKGDAESIMTKHKLQQRMREQFQKSMGGAPLWAESSSRKKKTTTTNAADDDDDEDDDDEDDDLLRRTGNFVASSERLPSGILRMKKCLPANSARPSEDRLTTVQFHPSAQVVMTAGLDQSVSLFQVDGKTNPKIQSIHLERFPVHKAQFSVDGETVIATGLRNKMFYLYDMMEGRVTPVHTVRGLNENRVKEFSVCPDGGALLLNGTRGYLHLLTLKTKEVVCSMKINGDVSGVAFSHDGSKIFVNSEEGEVYMWDVRSSRCVNKFTDEGCVKGTSIAASRNGQYLACGSQSGVVNIYSQEACLNSANPKPLKAVMNLLTSATSLTFNPTSEILAIASRAEDEAVRLVHLSSLSIFSNFPVSKRNIVYRASCLDFSPHSGFFSLANNKGHAPLFRLLHYKDF is encoded by the exons ATGGAGGACGTGATTCCGCTGCCGGAGCCGAGAGGAGCCAGGAAGAGAGGCCGAGCGGAGAGGAGCGACCCGGGGCCGGAGAGGAGCGACCCGGGGccggaggagcagaggaggcgcAGGAACGCGAGCAGCGTGTCGGGGCTGCGGGAGGAGGACGCCTCGGTgcggctgctggaggagctgctgttcGGGACCGAGGACGAGCTGCGGGGCCGAATCCTGGAG GAGGACGAAGACGCGACTGAACGTTTGTCTGTGGAAGACGAAGATGTCGAGtctgaggaggacgaggctcATCTGCAGCACCGACCAACCAGAGAGGCCGCCTGGGTGGACGAAGATGACGAGCTGGAGGAAGA ggtggaCATGAAGCATCGTTACCGTAAAGACCTGATGAAAGGAGATGCTGAGTCGATCATGACCAAACACAAACTTCAGCAGAGGATGAGAGAGCA GTTTCAGAAGTCGATGGGCGGAGCTCCGTTGTGGgcggagagcagcagcaggaagaagaagacgacgacgacgaaCG cagctgacgacgatgatgatgaagatgatgatgatgaagatgacgacCTGCTGAGGAGGACAGGAAACTTTGTGGCGTCTTCTGAGCGTTTGCCCAGCGGCATCTTAAGA ATGAAGAAGTGTCTTCCCGCCAACAGCGCTCGTCCATCCGAGGACAGACTGACCACTGTCCAGTTCCACCCCTCCGCTCAAGTCGTCATGACAGCTGGCCTCGACCAATCAGTGTCCCTCTTTCAG GTGGACGGGAAGACAAACCCAAAGATCCAGAGCATCCACCTGGAGCGTTTCCCTGTCCACAAAGCGCAGTTCAGTGTGGACGGCGAGACGGTGATCGCCACCGGTCTGAGGAACAAGATGTTCTACCTGTACGACATGATGGAGGGCCGGGTCACACCTGTCCACactgtcagag gtttgaatgaaaacagagtGAAGGAGTTCTCAGTTTGTCCTGATGGAGGCGCACTGCTGCTCAATGGGACTCGTGGGTACCTGCACCTCCTCACACTCAAG actaAGGAGGTGGTTTGCAGTATGAAGATTAACGGTGACGTCAGCGGCGTCGCCTTCTCCCACGACGGCAGCAAAATCTTCGTCAACTCAG aggagggggaggtgtaCATGTGGGATGTGCGCAGCAGTCGTTGTGTGAACAAGTTCACAGATGAGGGTTGTGTGAAGGGGACGTCCATCGCTGCCTCTCGTAACGGGCAGTACCTGGCCTGCGG CTCTCAGTCGGGGGTGGTCAACATCTATTCTCAGGAGGCGTGTCTTAACTCAGCCAATCCGAAGCCTCTGAAGGCCGTGATGAACCTGTTGACCTCAGCGACCTCCCTGACCTTCAACCCCACCTCTGAGATTCTAGCCATCGCCTCCCGAGCCGAGGACGAGGCTGTAAGGCTG GTCCACCTGTCCAGCCTCAGCATCTTCTCCAACTTCCCTGTCTCCAAGAGGAACATTGTTTATCGAGCAAGCTGCCTGGACTTCTCCCCACATAGCGGCTTCTTCTCATTGGCTAACAACAAAGGACACGCCCCCCTCTTTAG gttgttaCACTACAAAGACTTCTGA
- the LOC117766047 gene encoding E3 ubiquitin-protein ligase TRIM39-like translates to MSMAEATLDLFSEQELTCSICLDLFIEPVTTPCGHNFCQACIGGYWASSPVCTCPLCKHQFDERPQLSVNKVFALIADKYKETRYGATGLPPQVGNETALMTGGTNTFTNPFLTVATVAPGEEVVWCDVCTGVKQPAVSSCLTCTASYCTEHVRPHHTAPFYSKHPLMDPLKALRGRTCSVHRRLLEVYCRTCQSCICAICVLEEHRTHKTVSVQTERLSKQKQVARTEQEILNRIKERDIHVTELRRKLEGVKNYADGQQGEVEHLLDEVSGSLERVRTRVVGGIQNQLDAVMSKGEGLVSRLEAELSQLMDRRATLEVQAISQDHIGFLQSFEEATVPLADDQQSNVDEDSEFSLHFHLAEVKSSLTEVKDKMDDIRMGEVRSRGSGGSFSSTDLMAAESMLSLRGSSANLRKSQWSLRDMKKFKAVSGHKKARVYMEDVTLNPVTAYPFLILSEDRKQVKRGEKLQFYRNSPHRFDVWSCVNTKEGFGSGRHYWEVFVGENKDWKVGVVSESAQRKGLFDMSPSNGYYAIWWSGSQLRALTAPPLTKVKNPQKLRQVGVFLDVDVGQVSFYNAKSGSEIYSFTGSSEFTERIFPLLGTGDKEVPLVLITAQHHVA, encoded by the exons atgtcGATGGCGGAGGCGACTTTAGATCTGTTCTCAGAGCAGGAGTTAACCTGTTCCATCTGTCTGGACCTGTTCATTGAACCAGTCACAACTCCCTGTGGACACAACTTCTGCCAG GCGTGTATTGGAGGTTACTGGGCGTCCAGTCCCGTGTGCACGTGTCCGCTGTGCAAACATCAGTTCGATGAACGGCCTCAGCTCAGCGTCAACAAAGTTTTCGCTCTCATCGCAGATAAATACAAAGAGACTCGTTACGGAGCCACGGGGTTACCGCCGCAGGTCGGGAACGAGACGGCGTTGATGACCGGCGGCACAAACACCTTCACGAACCCGTTTTTGACGGTGGCGACAGTGGCCccaggtgaggaggtggtgtggtgtgatgtgtgtacaggtgtgaaACAACCTGCCGTCAGCTCCTGTCTCACCTGCACGGCCTCATACTGCACTGAGCATGTGCGGCCACATCACACCGCCCCCTTCTACTCCAAGCACCCACTGATGGACCCTCTGAAGGCTCTCCGGGGCCGCACCTGCTCTGTACACCGCCGCCTGCTGGAG GTGTACTGTCGGACATGTCAGAGTTGTATCTGTGCCATTTGCGTCCTGGAGGAACATCGAACACACAAAACCGTCTCTgtccagacagagagactcaGCAAACAG AAACAGGTGGCGAGGACGGAGCAGGAAATCCTGAACCGGATCAAAGAGCGAGACATCCACGTGACGGAGCTCAGGAGAAAACTGGAGGGAGTGAAG AACTACGCAGACGGACAGCAAGGTGAGGTTGAACACCTGCTGGACGAAGTGTCCGGTTCCCTCGAGCGTGTCCGGACGCGGGTGGTGGGCGGGATCCAGAACCAGCTGGACGCCGTCATGTCAAAGGGGGAGGGGCTGGTGAGCCGTCTGGAGGCCGAGCTCAGCCAGTTGATGGACAGGAGGGCCACACTGGAGGTCCAGGCCATCAGTCAGGATCACATCGGCTTCCTGCAG agctTTGAGGAGGCCACAGTGCCTCTGGCTGACGATCAGCAGAGCAACGTGGACGAGGACTCTGAGTTTTCCCTCCATTTCCATCTGGCGGAGGTGAAGAGTTCTCTGACAGAGGTGAAAgacaagatggacgacatcagGATGGGGGAGGTCCGCTCCCGAGGCTCCGGAGGCTCCT tttcatccACAGATCTGATGGCGGCGGAGAGCATGCTCAGTCTGAGAGGAAGCAGCGCCAATCTGAGGAAGAGTCAGTGGAGTCTGAGAG ATATGAAGAAGTTCAAAGCCGTCTCAG GACATAAAAAGGCTCGGGTTTACATGG AGGACGTGACGTTGAACCCGGTGACGGCGTATCCGTTCCTCATCCTGTCTGAGGACAGGAAGCAGGTGAAGcgaggagagaagctgcagttcTACAGAAACAGTCCTCACAGGTTCGATGTGTGGTCCTGCGTCAACACCAAGGAGGGATTTGGCTCTGGACGCCATTACTGGGAG GTGTTTGTCGGGGAGAATAAGGACTGGAAGGTGGGCGTGGTCAGCGAGTCGGCTCAGAGGAAAGGTCTGTTCGACATGAGTCCCTCTAACGGATACTACGCCATCTGGTGGAGTGGCAGCCAGCTGAGGGCGCTCACTGCACCCCCACTTACCAAG GTAAAGAACCCTCAGAAGTTGCGTCAGGTGGGCGTCTTCCTGGACGTGGACGTGGGTCAGGTGTCCTTCTATAATGCCAAGTCGGGCTCTGAGATCTACAGCTTCACTGGATCGTCTGAGTTTACAGAGAGGATATTTCCTCTGCTGGGAACTGGAGACAAAGAGGTCCCCCTGGTGCTCATCACCGCACAGCACCACGTGGCCTGA